The following proteins are encoded in a genomic region of Magnolia sinica isolate HGM2019 chromosome 1, MsV1, whole genome shotgun sequence:
- the LOC131254241 gene encoding systemin receptor SR160-like, with amino-acid sequence MKVSMASPHLLLLLFFSLPSFSSASSSTDGQKLLDFKSTVQNSQPLQDWQAHRNPCYFTGVTCNNDSRVTSLDLSNLRLDAVFTSVSSSLLLLDFLQTLSLKNTSLTGNLLSATESNCSPRLTGIDLAGNNLSGPISDISSLSSCPALKSLNLSYNSFVYGGSSGRGGPHLHLQSLDLSFNQIFGPDVLPSLFSAVGNELRFLNAKKNRISGSIPVSDCPNLVYLDLSSNDFSGKIPSFGGNCRSLRHLNLSSNGFSGEVPRSIAAEACKNLLELDLSSNHLSGALPPDFASCSALKLVDLSNNSLSGGFPPGTLSSMLNLRKLDLSSNNLSAVTDSVPEISSLELLDLSSNRINGSIPPDLCRNPTNRLKELYLQNNQLTGAVPAALSNCSQLVSLDLSFNYLTGPIPSSLGSLGQLRDLIMWLNFLDGEIPTELSNLKMLENLILDNNGLTGTIPAGLSNCTKLNWISLSSNRLRGEIPAWIGRLENLAILKLGNNSFSGRIPSELGDCRSLIWLDLNSNRLNGTIPPSLAKQSGKIAVGLVTGKSFIYMKNDGSAECRGAGSLLEIGGIPPDQLSRVLMRQSCNSSRIYKGRMQYTFNNNGSMIFLDLSYNFLEGSIPKEIGIMYYLYVLNLGHNLLSGVIPTDLGNLVKLMILDLSHNDLEGPIPPSFIAISMLTELDLSNNKLNGSIPQSPSQLTTFPAKQYLNNSGLCGLPLSPCGAGPASNTSNSQHQRSHGKRASLAGSVAMGLLFSLFCIFGLIILAIESKKRQEKKDAGSLDVYIDSRSHSGTANVSFWKLTGTREALSINLSTFEKPLRKLTFADLVEATNGFHPDSLVGSGGFGDVYKAQLKDGSVVAIKKLIHISGQGDREFTAEMETIGRIKHRNLVPLLGYCKVGEERLLVYEYMKYGSLDDVLRDRKKAGIKLNWAARRKIAIGAARGLAFLHHNCSPHIIHRDMKSSNVLIDENLEARVADFGMARLVSTMDTHLSVSTLAGTPGYVPPEYYQSFKCSTRGDVYSYGVVLLELLTGKKPTDSIDFGDNNLVGWAKQNSKMKVSDVFDPVLMKEDPTLETELLQHLKLASLCLDDRPSKRPSMMQVMAMFKSIRPESGGADSAAAGDRHFGMVEVVEVSLKEGDEVSKQ; translated from the coding sequence ATGAAAGTCTCCATGGCCTCgcctcaccttctccttctcctcttcttttctctcccttcCTTCTCCTCCGCTTCTTCCTCAACGGACGGTCAGAAGCTCCTCGACTTCAAATCAACAGTCCAGAACTCGCAGCCTCTCCAAGACTGGCAGGCGCACCGAAATCCGTGCTACTTCACGGGCGTCACCTGCAACAACGACTCCCGTGTCACGTCCCTCGATCTCTCCAACCTCCGTCTAGACGCCGTCTTCACGTCCGTCTCTTCCTCCCTCCTGCTGTTAGACTTCCTCCAGACGCTTTCTCTCAAAAACACGAGTCTGACCGGAAACCTCCTCTCCGCCACCGAGTCCAACTGTAGCCCGCGTCTGACAGGAATAGACCTCGCCGGAAACAATCTCTCGGGTCCGATTTCGGATATCTCGAGCTTGAGCTCCTGCCCCGCCTTGAAATCCCTGAATCTCTCATACAACAGCTTCGTCTACGGCGGATCGTCCGgccgcggtgggccccaccttcatctGCAGTCGTTGGATCTGTCCTTCAATCAGATATTCGGCCCCGACGTTCTCCCGTCACTCTTCTCTGCCGTCGGCAACGAGCTTCGGTTCTTGAATGCAAAGAAGAACAGAATCTCCGGGAGTATTCCGGTATCTGACTGCCCGAATCTCGTGTACCTCGATCTATCTTCCAATGACTTCTCTGGCAAGATCCCGTCTTTTGGCGGGAACTGCAGGTCGCTGCGGCATCTCAACCTCTCGTCGAACGGGTTCTCCGGCGAGGTCCCACGGTCGATTGCGGCAGAAGCTTGCAAGAACCTCCTCGAGCTCGATCTCTCCTCCAACCACTTGTCCGGCGCTCTGCCTCCGGATTTCGCTTCGTGTTCGGCCCTGAAGCTGGTCGATCTCTCAAACAACTCGCTGTCCGGCGGATTCCCGCCTGGGACTCTGTCCTCGATGCTGAATTTGAGAAAGCTGGACCTGTCTTCCAACAATCTCAGTGCGGTGACAGATTCGGTGCCGGAGATTTCAAGCTTGGAGCTGCTCGATTTGAGTTCGAATAGGATCAACGGGTCCATACCGCCCGATTTGTGCCGGAATCCGACAAACAGGTTGAAGGAGCTCTATCTTCAGAACAATCAGTTGACCGGCGCCGTCCCTGCAGCTCTGAGTAACTGTTCACAGCTGGTGTCGCTTGATCTCAGCTTCAATTACCTCACCGGGCCAATCCCTTCCAGCCTGGGATCACTGGGCCAGCTCCGCGATCTGATCATGTGGTTGAATTTCCTCGACGGAGAAATCCCCACCGAGCTCTCAAACCTCAAGATGCTCGAGAACCTGATCCTAGACAACAATGGATTGACGGGGACGATTCCTGCCGGCTTGAGCAACTGCACCAAACTGAACTGGATCTCACTGTCGAGCAACCGCCTGAGAGGTGAGATCCCGGCCTGGATTGGACGGCTTGAGAACCTCGCGATCCTCAAGCTCGGAAACAACTCGTTCTCGGGGCGGATCCCGTCCGAGCTTGGAGACTGCCGGAGCTTGATATGGTTGGACCTCAACAGCAACCGTCTAAACGGGACCATCCCTCCTTCCCTCGCAAAGCAATCCGGCAAAATCGCCGTCGGATTGGTTACCGGGAAGTCCTTCATCTATATGAAGAATGATGGGAGCGCCGAATGCCGTGGCGCCGGCAGTCTCCTCGAAATCGGAGGCATCCCGCCCGATCAGCTGAGCAGGGTCCTGATGCGGCAGTCCTGCAACTCCTCTAGAATCTACAAAGGCAGGATGCAGTACACGTTCAACAACAATGGCTCGATGATCTTCCTAGATCTCTCCTACAACTTCCTGGAGGGCAGCATTCCGAAGGAGATTGGGATCATGTACTATCTGTATGTTTTGAATTTGGGGCACAACCTTCTCTCCGGTGTGATCCCTACTGATCTTGGAAACTTGGTGAAGTTGATGATACTTGATCTGTCCCACAACGACCTCGAAGGCCCGATCCCGCCGTCCTTCATCGCCATCTCGATGCTCACGGAGCTAGATCTCTCGAACAACAAGCTCAATGGCTCGATCCCCCAATCGCCTAGTCAGTTGACGACATTCCCAGCCAAGCAGTATCTGAACAATTCTGGCCTCTGCGGATTGCCGCTTTCTCCCTGCGGAGCAGGTCCCGCCTCAAACACTTCGAATTCGCAGCATCAGAGGTCTCACGGGAAGCGAGCGTCGCTTGCTGGGAGCGTAGCGATGGGGCTGCTCTTCTCCCTCTTCTGCATCTTCGGTCTGATAATCCTAGCGATCGAAAGCAAGAAGCGGCAGGAGAAGAAGGATGCAGGCAGTTTGGATGTGTACATCGACAGCCGATCTCACTCAGGCACCGCCAATGTGAGCTTTTGGAAGCTCACAGGCACGCGGGAGGCTCTCAGCATCAACCTATCCACCTTCGAGAAACCCCTCCGGAAGCTCACATTCGCCGATCTGGTCGAAGCCACAAACGGCTTCCACCCCGACAGTCTCGTCGGCTCGGGCGGATTCGGTGACGTTTACAAAGCTCAGCTCAAGGATGGAAGCGTCGTCGCGATCAAGAAGCTGATCCACATCAGCGGACAAGGAGATCGTGAATTCACAGCCGAGATGGAAACCATTGGAAGAATCAAGCACCGCAACCTCGTCCCTCTCCTGGGCTACTGCAAGGTCGGTGAGGAGAGGCTCCTGGTCTACGAGTACATGAAGTATGGAAGCTTAGATGACGTCCTACGAGACCGGAAGAAGGCCGGAATCAAGCTCAACTGGGCGGCGAGGAGGAAGATTGCTATTGGAGCCGCGAGGGGGTTAGCATTCCTCCACCATAACTGCAGTCCCCACATAATTCACAGAGACATGAAATCGAGCAACGTCCTGATCGACGAGAACTTGGAGGCTCGCGTCGCCGATTTCGGCATGGCCCGTCTGGTAAGCACCATGGACACACATCTCAGCGTCAGTACACTGGCAGGAACCCCTGGCTACGTCCCGCCGGAATATTACCAGAGCTTCAAGTGCTCTACCAGAGGGGATGTCTACAGCTACGGCGTCGTCCTCCTTGAACTGCTGACTGGGAAGAAACCTACAGATTCAATCGACTTCGGCGATAACAACTTGGTAGGGTGGGCTAAGCAGAATTCGAAAATGAAGGTAAGCGACGTGTTCGATCCAGTGCTGATGAAGGAAGATCCGACCTTGGAAACAGAGCTGCTGCAGCACCTTAAGCTCGCGAGCCTTTGCTTGGACGATCGGCCTTCGAAGCGGCCCTcgatgatgcaggtgatggcaATGTTCAAGTCGATTAGGCCAGAATCCGGTGGGGCCGACTCGGCTGCTGCCGGCGACCGCCATTTTGGAATGGTGGAAGTGGTAGAGGTGAGCTTGAAGGAAGGAGATGAAGTCAGCAAGCAGTAG